ATAAAACTGTATGTTTCTCAATACCTTATACCATAATAACAGTATTAAAACTCACATATTATTACCAGTGTTGTATTTATTCCTAACCTTACAATTATAATAACTTATATCGTTATGGTTAAAAAAACGCTGTTTTAGTGCGTTCGATATATGTTTTTCCTAGAGGTTCTCTTTTTCGGATCTAACAAGCAAGAGCACAACCACCAGATTAGCAGCACCAGAACCAACCCGGCTGAAAACGTCGACCTAAATTCCGGTAGAAAAAGCGGCGGCAGTAGAGAAGGGGACTGGACAGGCTGAAAGAGACATATTCGACCCAACAACctaaaaaaacctaaaaagaaacattgaaattgaattaccATTTGATCCGTTGGGCACCACAACTTCTTTCGCTTCTGAACCAAACTGATCAACTTTTCAACATTGATGTGTTGcatttctgaaaaaaaaacgattaaatacaTTATGAATACATTACTTTTTATGATGAAGAATACGTACCGTTCGATCGATCCAAAAAAGGTTGCAGAATTATGATTATTCAAaactgttgattttttgttgttgttgacgatttaacggatttgttttgatttctccCCCCCCAAAACGCTTGTCAGATGTTTTTGACACCCAAGATGCACATATGCTAGCTATGCGAACGACAAGTTTCACGAGgtttatagaaaaaacaaaatgatttgtATGACGACAGATGTTTTACCAGGTTTGACGGGATTTCTCAGAGCACCTCCATAGAACGCCATACGTTTGTATTTGTCGttggtcgtatacgacaaatcCCAGAGCAGGCccttacattttatttatattttattgttattacaCCATTCCACTGCATACACATTATTTTCGCGCTTCACCTTATAATGAATGTGGTCCAGCTACTGGACCTTATGGAGTTAACGATAGTTGATTCGCGTAGACATTTTCATCCTTACTCTGCGGAGCTATGCGGTCTATGAATTTTCCGACATTTTGTACCTAGTAAAGAACGTTGCGTAGTTAGGAGATGAAACGATTGCGGGAGATTTTGTAACACTTACTTGCACTTAGTACATGTGAAAAATACGGTCTGGCCTTCGTCCGCTGACCGAAGTTGTAAAGTGGCGTACGACATCTGATCATTACCACACTTGGGACACTGCCTGTTTACAATTGGCCCTTCTGCTGCTTCTCCCTCAACGCGGTCTGCTTGATCTGATTTCTTATTTTCATATGAATTGAAATGAATCGTATATTCTGTTTCCATTGTTCCAAAAGCTTTAAAAACACAGAACAATGATTAGCATTCAACTACAGATGTGCAGTAACAGTTGCCTTTACCCGCAGCATTAAATTCACTTTGGCAGCAGTAACATGAAACTTTATTAGTTGATTTGAGCAGTGGCAAGATTGAGCCACACTCGGGACAGAATCCTGGGTCCATTATGAACAGCTAAACTCAACGAAAAGCTTTAATTTGAGACAATGCTTCAACAAATACAGTACAATTGTAATGCCGCGTGTTTGCTATCGCAActcgtttgtttacattcgcgAAATTGACAACCGGGCGAAATACGATTGCGCGCGGCGAAACCATGTGCACTCGGTTATCCGTGACTATATTTTTATAGCACTACAGTAGAAGCACGACACATGTGATCATTTTGAATTATGTTCTTCAACTTTTGTCGTTTAGTTTTGagttgagaaagaaaaaggtcTCATAATTTCTGAAAGCTATTTCCATCATCTCATCTGAAATATGCGCTATGTTTTATATGCACAAAGACATTTAGAAGAACTTTAAAAATATAGATTTTCCGACACATTGAGTACGcattcaaagcggcaaatataTATGCCACACAAatataaatgtaatttttattacttCCACATAATAATCTAGACTGATATTTTTACCGCTACCAAAAAAGCTAGATACTAATCACAAGCTTTTACCTCTATCTGTAGAATAACAGGGTTTTGTAGTCAAATGTTGTATTTTCACCTGtattttaaatcattaaacTGATAGTGCAGTCTATGATAATCGCATAACACCAGCAATGTGCTTCATTCGATTTGCGAAAAGTACATTCCAGTTATTGTTTATCGTCGCCACGCGCTGAGACATGAAAACCATAGCTGCGTTTCTCGTATATCAAAAATGTTGTAGTAGGTGGATGCCAATGTTGCTGCTATCCCAAACACGATTACTGCTCCCGCTAGAATACAATCGCTGTACATTAGGTGACATAGTTGCTTGCAGCGTATAGCCAGTAAATCAATCCCCTTGTTAACATTTTCTCGTATTTTCGCCATGGACAATGTCGATCCTTGCGATCCAATTGAACCGTACCAACTACGGCGCGATTCACCGATAGTTTCGATGTCCGAATCTTCAAAATGGTCCTCCGAAACCTGTGATGATTCGGTTGAGTACGATCGTTTCAGTTCCTGGCTGTAGATTTTCTCGAGCTCCAGCATGCGTTGGTAAAAAAGGGGAGGTAGGATGAAGATGAGTGGTCCCGTTAGTGTTCCACCGATGATACCCATGACCAAATCGAAACGGGGTAAAATTTCCGCTATCAGTACACCCAGCCATACGAGCGTTGATCTTATAATGCATCTTTTTATGGTAAAATCtgcaacaaacgaaacaactcTGTACAAAAGCATGTAAACGCAGGTAGTGTTATACGATGCATTACCTCTTGAAGCTCCGAGCAGATCTTCGATGTGTTGAAATAACGCTGAATTACCTACAGCGCTCGATAGGCACAGCTGCAAAGTTACCAGCAGAATAGTCATGTACAGCGACCAGCTGCGGGGTAAAATCTGCAGCACATTGTTCGTAGCATCCATTCCATAGCGATATGCAGTCATGAAGGTAGTGATCGCAGACAGTGTGCAAGTAGTTAGGATGCCATACAGTACCGCCTTTCCGATCTGCCGTTTGTGTTGCATATCCACCTGAATCGTTAGCAGCATTGGATGAATATCGAACTGGAACGCTATTATGCCGTACGCTTTCAGTAGCTGAACGAAAGATGGCAGCCCGAGCGTGATATCCTTAAACGGTGTGAAACTTCCCGACCGATCCTCGCCGATAGAAATCCACGTCAGAATAGCTACACTGCTACAAACGATCACTGATACGCTCGCCAGAGTTCGCATATTTTTCGGACTGCCCAGCCACATGATCGGACATAGAAACAGTCCAATAATTAGCAGCCAGTAGCAGAATGATATCTCAAACGAACCACCACTGATACGCGCCCCGAGCAGCTGCAGGTTCTGTGCGGCCACCAACAGGTTCGGTATCCCACCACCAAACACTGTCAGATCCAGCAGTATCGTAACGAACACGCTCATCCTTCTGCCGTAGGTAAACTCCGCGATTGCCGCATACGGGTATCGATTTTTGGCCACTATCGATGGATCCAGCTTCTCGGCAATGGTCCAGCAACGCCCCAGTACGACCGCAGTGTAGATCTGCAGCGTAATCACGAACAGCACCAACGGTACGCCGTACAATCCGCAGGAAATGATCGATTTCGGCAGGGCTATGATAGGGAACACACCGAACAGATCCACCACACAGAGCGTGGCAAAGAAGAGCGACAGCTTCCGTGCGGTGCCGAGACCTGCGCCACCGAACATCCGTTCCCCCTGACGGTGCAGTAACTGGTCCGAGGAGCTGTAACGCTGGAAGGCCATGACTAGAATGCACCAGCGTCCAGCAGTTCCATAATCCTGAAcgcaatacaacaaaaaacacacaccgttCAAGCGCGCTGACTCAGTTGCACGGCGTGGGCTTTGCACCAACAAAATTCACCAAGACACTGCATCCAACCAGACACACAGTGCCGATGTACCTTCGCCGAATGACTGACGGAATCGGTAAAAAGGGTCGCTGTACGATGGTCGCTGTAATAGAGCCGTTGAACATTGGACATCAAAGAAACGGAGAGGAATCCTTACAAAACCCTCACCACTTGGTCGATGACTTGCGACAGCAAGGCAAAGTAAAGTTTTACGTTGAGGCAGGTTGCAATAGTTAATAGATCATTGGAACCGGTTTGTAGAACACTGTAGCGAAATAATGCAAGCATAAAATTGAGAATTGACAAACTGCAAGTGTTGACTGCACAAATTAATCATAACATCAGCATTGACCAGATCACAACGTGTATGCAGTCAGAAATGTGATTacaagttaaataaaacaggcCCAttcttattgttttgttttgtaataagtaaaaagtttatttgaccaacaacaaccacacatTCCGGTCATAACTTTGGTACAACAGAAACCCAACCACACGTCTGTTATGCATGTACGTCATCAACGGCCACAAAAAAAGGTTGGAATGTTCCGGTCGAAAGCAGGAACACGGTATCGGGTGTCATTGTCCGTTGGATTTGCTTCCTGGTGCTCCTACAGTCACAATATACACGTACAGACC
The Anopheles moucheti chromosome 2, idAnoMoucSN_F20_07, whole genome shotgun sequence genome window above contains:
- the LOC128298252 gene encoding DNA-directed RNA polymerase I subunit RPA12, with amino-acid sequence MDPGFCPECGSILPLLKSTNKVSCYCCQSEFNAAAFGTMETEYTIHFNSYENKKSDQADRVEGEAAEGPIVNRQCPKCGNDQMSYATLQLRSADEGQTVFFTCTKCKYKMSENS
- the LOC128297851 gene encoding uncharacterized protein LOC128297851, with protein sequence MAFQRYSSSDQLLHRQGERMFGGAGLGTARKLSLFFATLCVVDLFGVFPIIALPKSIISCGLYGVPLVLFVITLQIYTAVVLGRCWTIAEKLDPSIVAKNRYPYAAIAEFTYGRRMSVFVTILLDLTVFGGGIPNLLVAAQNLQLLGARISGGSFEISFCYWLLIIGLFLCPIMWLGSPKNMRTLASVSVIVCSSVAILTWISIGEDRSGSFTPFKDITLGLPSFVQLLKAYGIIAFQFDIHPMLLTIQVDMQHKRQIGKAVLYGILTTCTLSAITTFMTAYRYGMDATNNVLQILPRSWSLYMTILLVTLQLCLSSAVGNSALFQHIEDLLGASRDFTIKRCIIRSTLVWLGVLIAEILPRFDLVMGIIGGTLTGPLIFILPPLFYQRMLELEKIYSQELKRSYSTESSQVSEDHFEDSDIETIGESRRSWYGSIGSQGSTLSMAKIRENVNKGIDLLAIRCKQLCHLMYSDCILAGAVIVFGIAATLASTYYNIFDIRETQLWFSCLSAWRR